One window from the genome of Hyalangium ruber encodes:
- a CDS encoding WD40/YVTN/BNR-like repeat-containing protein — protein MAEKDWEKLGELAEGLQVGAVSVSREGFGLVGTRTEPTAGTLPERMRGRRAQLHRATAKGLERVYEGLGWVQALDCHGSLCVALGATLKASGSGSDYHLLVSTDGGTQWNLRGLVPAPSAAQVLAVSADEIWVLGAYFLGRTTDGGANWTEPTLDGERNPHSERLRRTERGVALLGKGLLLSNDGGTSWSREAQGTAKLVDVDGAYVLAAEGNQPKVGERRGGEVRWLSPLPSGRDPLRLAVEGPTLRVLTRNADPSKGVEPAVHVSEDGGKSWSTQKLDVGAHVDIASRHGLGADMRGRVFGRLA, from the coding sequence GTGGCGGAGAAAGACTGGGAGAAGCTGGGTGAGCTGGCGGAAGGGCTCCAGGTAGGGGCCGTGTCCGTCAGCCGTGAGGGGTTCGGGCTGGTGGGCACGCGTACGGAGCCCACGGCGGGGACTCTTCCCGAGCGGATGCGGGGCCGGCGTGCGCAATTGCACCGGGCCACCGCCAAGGGGCTGGAGCGCGTCTACGAGGGCCTGGGCTGGGTGCAGGCGCTGGACTGCCACGGCTCGCTGTGCGTGGCGCTGGGCGCGACGCTGAAGGCCTCGGGCTCGGGCTCGGACTATCACCTGCTGGTGTCCACGGACGGTGGCACGCAGTGGAACCTCCGGGGCCTGGTGCCGGCGCCGAGCGCCGCGCAGGTGCTGGCGGTGAGCGCCGATGAGATCTGGGTGCTCGGCGCGTACTTCCTGGGGCGCACCACCGATGGTGGAGCGAACTGGACGGAGCCGACGCTGGACGGCGAGCGCAACCCGCACTCCGAGCGGCTGCGGCGCACCGAGCGCGGCGTGGCGCTGTTGGGCAAGGGCCTGCTGCTGTCGAACGACGGGGGCACCTCCTGGAGCCGTGAGGCGCAGGGCACCGCGAAGCTGGTGGACGTGGACGGCGCGTACGTGCTGGCCGCTGAAGGCAACCAGCCGAAGGTGGGCGAGCGGCGCGGCGGAGAGGTGCGCTGGCTGTCGCCGCTGCCCTCGGGCAGGGATCCGCTGCGACTGGCGGTGGAAGGCCCCACGCTGCGAGTGCTCACGCGCAACGCGGATCCGAGCAAGGGCGTGGAGCCGGCGGTCCACGTGAGCGAGGACGGCGGCAAGAGCTGGTCCACGCAGAAGCTGGACGTGGGCGCGCACGTGGACATCGCGAGCCGCCACGGCCTGGGCGCGGACATGCGCGGCCGGGTCTTCGGCCGCCTGGCCTGA
- a CDS encoding AI-2E family transporter — MAAGGSTNWQRSQVTLKTAFTVGFAALAVVVAAVLVVKTRVALTLTGIAALLALSLEHGVARLVRAGLRRGLAILVVMGTVVVLMAGLGLLVIPAAITQGEALLTQFPTLLEQIRSLRLFRLLSAHFDTLAQLGQENPAARSSGMLAMPPLLRAIGGAVSLAGAALTVFFLVVFMLVFGGGLLRRVLAQVPSEHRARYERVLRKVYDATGGYLSGLTLICSVNATLTTTVLALLGLPFFLPLGIASGFSSMVPYAGPVVAGGFITLLTLVTAGWWQASVVFIYFILYGQLEGNVIAPLVFRRTVHVNPLLTLLAVLFCAELAGIVGAVVAVPVVATVQIIIRELLLLRQERRAAVMP, encoded by the coding sequence GTGGCGGCGGGCGGATCGACGAACTGGCAGCGGTCCCAGGTGACGCTCAAGACGGCGTTCACGGTGGGCTTCGCCGCGCTGGCGGTGGTGGTGGCCGCGGTACTGGTGGTGAAGACGCGGGTGGCCCTGACGCTCACGGGCATCGCCGCGCTGCTCGCGCTCTCGCTGGAGCATGGGGTGGCGCGGCTGGTGCGCGCCGGCTTGCGGCGGGGGCTGGCCATCCTGGTGGTGATGGGGACGGTGGTGGTGCTGATGGCGGGGCTGGGGCTGCTGGTGATTCCGGCGGCCATCACCCAGGGCGAGGCGCTGCTAACGCAATTTCCGACGCTGCTGGAGCAGATCCGCTCGCTGCGGCTGTTCCGGCTGTTGAGCGCGCACTTCGACACGCTGGCGCAGTTGGGCCAGGAGAACCCCGCGGCGCGCTCCTCGGGGATGCTGGCGATGCCGCCGCTGCTGCGCGCCATCGGCGGGGCCGTGAGCCTGGCGGGCGCGGCCCTCACCGTGTTCTTCCTGGTGGTGTTCATGCTGGTGTTCGGCGGAGGCCTGCTGCGACGGGTGCTGGCGCAGGTGCCCTCCGAGCACCGGGCGCGCTACGAGCGGGTGCTGCGCAAGGTGTACGACGCCACGGGCGGCTACCTGTCGGGGCTCACGCTCATCTGCTCGGTGAACGCCACGCTGACGACGACGGTGCTCGCGCTGCTGGGGCTGCCGTTCTTCCTTCCGCTGGGCATCGCCAGCGGCTTCTCGAGCATGGTGCCCTACGCGGGGCCCGTGGTGGCCGGGGGCTTCATCACCCTGCTGACCCTGGTGACGGCCGGGTGGTGGCAGGCCTCGGTGGTGTTCATCTACTTCATCCTCTACGGCCAGCTGGAGGGCAACGTCATCGCCCCGCTGGTGTTCCGCCGCACGGTCCATGTCAACCCGCTGCTCACGCTGCTGGCGGTGCTGTTCTGCGCGGAGCTGGCGGGCATCGTCGGCGCCGTGGTCGCGGTGCCGGTGGTGGCCACGGTGCAGATCATCATCCGCGAGCTGCTCCTGCTCCGGCAGGAGCGCCGCGCCGCCGTGATGCCTTGA
- a CDS encoding suppressor of fused domain protein yields MKVPETDEDFVQWYEDCWADRDEVEYPKLFGAISEEVYTLEQTGALQAWLESDLAQVQELDPNWDPMGVRVAPPSEQFPYWSYVTSGLSNPFTVAPGAEVDENAPSGIGYEMVIHTPEEAQWPVLRLLDMMAYNLVCLRAFAMGHRYPVEGSLTGGESKLNGFVFVRDPSRPAEFTLPSGKVQLLTLVGATRNEMAFSRSNGMEKLMAKIVEAGSGYITHPDREEVKL; encoded by the coding sequence ATGAAAGTGCCCGAGACGGATGAGGACTTCGTCCAGTGGTACGAGGACTGCTGGGCCGACCGTGACGAGGTGGAGTACCCGAAGCTCTTCGGGGCAATCAGTGAGGAGGTCTACACGCTGGAACAGACGGGCGCGCTGCAGGCGTGGCTCGAGAGTGACCTGGCGCAGGTGCAGGAGCTGGATCCGAACTGGGATCCGATGGGTGTTCGGGTGGCGCCGCCCAGTGAGCAGTTCCCCTATTGGTCGTACGTGACGAGTGGCCTGTCCAACCCGTTCACGGTGGCGCCGGGCGCGGAGGTAGATGAGAACGCGCCCAGCGGCATCGGCTACGAGATGGTCATCCACACGCCCGAGGAGGCGCAGTGGCCGGTGCTCCGGCTGCTGGACATGATGGCCTACAACCTGGTGTGCCTGCGGGCTTTCGCGATGGGGCACCGCTACCCGGTGGAGGGCTCGCTCACGGGCGGCGAGTCGAAGCTCAACGGCTTCGTCTTCGTGAGGGACCCGTCGCGGCCGGCGGAGTTCACCCTGCCCTCGGGCAAGGTGCAGTTGCTCACGCTGGTGGGGGCGACGCGCAACGAGATGGCCTTCAGCCGCTCCAATGGCATGGAAAAGCTGATGGCCAAAATCGTCGAGGCGGGCTCCGGCTACATCACCCACCCGGACCGCGAAGAGGTGAAGCTGTAG
- a CDS encoding DUF2379 family protein codes for MEPRDANLDSLWNQLWELEHRFQQGHALELTDELLDLLRRAAPTVDIREHEVVAAFSRVESTTDLLRNIRARIRDGSRRLGNALHRMYRLQEKGDLDGARQQMRDVLAVEVVPLYRKIAQGELEKMNERA; via the coding sequence ATGGAGCCCCGGGACGCGAACCTCGACTCGCTCTGGAATCAACTCTGGGAACTGGAGCACCGGTTTCAACAGGGACACGCCCTGGAACTCACCGACGAGCTTCTCGACCTTCTCCGGCGCGCCGCCCCAACGGTGGACATCCGCGAGCACGAGGTCGTCGCTGCCTTCTCCAGGGTGGAAAGCACCACCGACCTGCTGCGGAACATCCGAGCGCGCATTCGTGACGGCTCGCGCCGACTGGGCAATGCGTTGCACCGGATGTACCGCCTCCAGGAAAAGGGGGACCTCGATGGAGCACGTCAGCAGATGCGCGACGTGCTCGCGGTGGAGGTTGTCCCGCTGTACCGGAAGATCGCCCAGGGAGAGCTCGAAAAGATGAACGAGCGGGCCTAG
- a CDS encoding DUF2378 family protein — protein sequence MIQPNSPAPSTPEAGEAEYERRIALATATDTSRGLFFNGTLSAVKNFGGENALRQCYELLKDKRFERRFIDFSSYPTSDFLRLLHAASKVLGAHLGAPSDTQRWIGRQTTSDFLSSMAGKTLLLLSGNSPKRALNNLPSGYRSSVSYGDRIVTMNGDFAARVSYRRDLMPPLHNEGVLLGVLESVNARNARVRTQVLGLMDYDYELTWE from the coding sequence ATGATCCAGCCGAACTCACCGGCGCCCTCGACCCCCGAAGCTGGGGAAGCCGAATACGAGCGGCGCATCGCCCTGGCCACCGCGACGGACACCTCGCGCGGCCTGTTCTTCAACGGCACGCTCAGCGCGGTGAAGAACTTCGGCGGCGAGAATGCCCTGCGTCAGTGCTACGAGCTGCTGAAGGACAAGCGCTTCGAGCGCCGCTTCATCGACTTCTCCAGCTACCCCACCTCCGACTTCCTGCGGCTCTTGCACGCCGCCTCGAAGGTCCTCGGCGCCCACCTGGGCGCGCCCTCGGACACCCAGCGCTGGATCGGCCGGCAGACCACCAGCGACTTCCTTAGCTCCATGGCGGGCAAGACGCTGCTGCTGCTTTCGGGCAACTCGCCCAAGCGCGCCCTCAACAACCTGCCCTCCGGCTACCGCTCCTCGGTGAGCTACGGCGACCGCATCGTGACGATGAACGGCGACTTCGCCGCCCGCGTCTCCTATCGCCGCGACCTCATGCCGCCGCTGCACAACGAGGGCGTGTTGCTGGGCGTGCTCGAGTCCGTCAACGCCCGCAACGCCCGGGTGCGCACCCAGGTGCTGGGGTTGATGGACTACGACTACGAGCTGACCTGGGAATAG
- a CDS encoding S8 family serine peptidase → MTTIRDAIKTVTADKKVTADEWKNVLKPAADKAPKEASADAREIAKLWASDAFEVDSTARRGMRDFLSSRGYEVPAAKPAGAKPAELEQAIISSNVTEADAAFQSLAAAAGRDKAEQTIAVLDSGFDINHEGLDTKLWTNPGEIAGDDKDNDGNGKVDDIHGWDFSTNDADVNSSESQGHATHVTGIATGGTDNVNSISLRVFSPFDSKKVAEAIDYAAANGARVMNMSFRVGTEADVKAITDAMKRHPEVLFVKSAGNDGRDIDTYDADAYLPFRELPNMAVVSAADPNGQKADYSNYGAPYATHATRGTDVVSSVPGGGYQPMSGTSMAAPGMTNVAAKMLILDPGLKPTDLKQMLAQTTDRSDAWKDATASGGLINAQRAYELAALTGLMRNGVPADAAAAQLKLSTASKDALLPLAQEYVKPAVAGR, encoded by the coding sequence ATGACCACGATCCGCGACGCCATCAAGACCGTTACCGCCGACAAGAAGGTTACCGCCGACGAGTGGAAGAACGTCCTCAAGCCGGCCGCGGACAAGGCCCCCAAGGAGGCGAGCGCCGACGCCCGTGAAATCGCGAAGTTGTGGGCCAGCGATGCCTTCGAGGTGGACAGCACGGCGCGCCGCGGCATGCGGGATTTCCTGTCTTCTCGCGGTTACGAGGTGCCAGCGGCCAAGCCGGCGGGCGCCAAGCCGGCGGAGCTCGAGCAGGCGATCATCTCCAGCAACGTGACGGAGGCGGACGCGGCCTTCCAGTCGCTGGCGGCGGCGGCGGGGCGTGACAAGGCGGAGCAGACCATCGCGGTGCTCGACAGCGGCTTCGACATCAACCACGAGGGCCTGGACACCAAGCTGTGGACGAACCCGGGGGAGATCGCCGGGGACGACAAGGACAACGACGGCAACGGCAAGGTGGATGACATCCACGGCTGGGACTTCTCGACGAACGATGCGGACGTGAACAGCAGCGAGTCGCAGGGCCACGCCACGCACGTGACGGGCATCGCCACGGGCGGCACGGACAACGTGAACTCCATCTCCCTGCGGGTGTTCTCGCCGTTCGACTCGAAGAAGGTGGCCGAGGCCATCGACTACGCGGCGGCCAACGGCGCGCGGGTGATGAACATGAGCTTCCGCGTGGGCACCGAGGCCGACGTGAAGGCCATCACCGACGCGATGAAGCGGCACCCCGAGGTGCTCTTCGTGAAGAGCGCGGGCAACGACGGGCGCGACATCGACACCTACGACGCGGACGCGTACCTGCCCTTCCGCGAGCTGCCGAACATGGCGGTGGTGTCGGCAGCGGACCCCAACGGACAGAAGGCGGACTACTCGAACTACGGCGCGCCGTACGCCACGCACGCCACGCGCGGCACGGACGTGGTCTCCTCGGTGCCGGGCGGTGGCTACCAGCCGATGAGCGGCACCTCCATGGCGGCCCCGGGCATGACGAACGTGGCGGCGAAGATGCTCATTCTGGACCCGGGCCTGAAGCCGACGGACCTGAAGCAGATGCTGGCGCAGACCACGGATCGCTCGGACGCGTGGAAGGATGCGACGGCCTCGGGCGGCCTGATCAACGCGCAGCGGGCGTACGAGCTGGCGGCGCTCACGGGCCTGATGCGCAACGGGGTGCCGGCGGACGCGGCGGCCGCGCAGCTCAAGCTGAGCACGGCCTCGAAGGACGCGCTGCTGCCCCTGGCCCAGGAGTACGTGAAGCCGGCGGTCGCGGGTCGGTAG
- a CDS encoding GNAT family N-acetyltransferase codes for MRAPSLRLKVLESITDVPAAAWDALISPVAPPFVRHAWLSAMEESGSAQEETGWAPHHLTLWRGDTLVAASPAYRKFHSMGEYIYDFSWAQAASRMGVPYYPKLLLGAPLSPATAPRFLVAEGEDVGEARKALLKAALESAREADCSSVHVLYPTNEEADFLEGQGLARRMTLQFHWKNPGYRTYDDYLGRFSSKRRHQLRRERGAAAEQGITLRTVPGTEFGREHAKRAHDFYAATCERYSWGQVQLTPDFFARVFRAMPESMQLVEAVRDGKVVAGAFNVVSPERLYGRYWGCFEEHPFLHFNVCLYHSVEECIRAGRKVFEPGAGGEHKVARGFEPTAVHSAHHIFDAKLDKAIRDFLRRENAHLAPAVAEAEQLAGLKPWPLEG; via the coding sequence GTGCGTGCTCCGTCTCTTCGCCTCAAGGTGCTCGAGTCCATCACCGATGTACCCGCCGCCGCGTGGGATGCGCTGATCAGCCCGGTCGCGCCCCCCTTCGTGCGCCACGCCTGGCTGTCGGCCATGGAGGAGAGCGGCAGCGCTCAGGAGGAGACCGGCTGGGCGCCCCACCACCTCACGCTCTGGCGCGGCGACACGCTGGTGGCCGCCTCACCGGCCTACCGCAAGTTCCACAGCATGGGGGAGTACATCTATGACTTCTCCTGGGCGCAGGCCGCCTCGCGCATGGGCGTGCCGTACTACCCCAAGCTCCTGCTCGGCGCACCCCTGTCCCCCGCCACCGCGCCGCGCTTCCTGGTGGCCGAGGGCGAGGACGTGGGCGAGGCGCGCAAGGCCCTGCTGAAGGCCGCGCTGGAGAGCGCCCGCGAGGCGGACTGCTCCTCGGTCCACGTGCTCTACCCCACGAACGAGGAGGCGGACTTCCTGGAGGGCCAGGGCCTGGCGCGGCGGATGACGCTCCAGTTCCATTGGAAGAACCCGGGCTACCGCACCTACGACGACTACCTGGGGCGCTTCTCCTCCAAGCGCCGCCACCAACTGAGGCGCGAGCGCGGCGCAGCGGCGGAGCAGGGCATCACCCTGCGCACGGTGCCGGGCACGGAGTTCGGGCGCGAGCATGCGAAGCGGGCCCACGACTTCTATGCCGCCACCTGCGAGCGCTACTCCTGGGGCCAGGTGCAGCTCACCCCGGACTTCTTCGCCCGCGTCTTCCGCGCCATGCCCGAGTCCATGCAGTTGGTGGAGGCGGTGCGCGACGGCAAGGTGGTGGCCGGCGCCTTCAACGTGGTGTCGCCAGAGCGGCTCTACGGGCGCTACTGGGGCTGCTTCGAGGAGCACCCCTTCCTGCACTTCAACGTGTGCCTCTACCACTCGGTGGAGGAGTGCATCCGCGCCGGCCGCAAGGTGTTCGAGCCCGGCGCGGGCGGTGAGCACAAGGTGGCTCGCGGCTTCGAGCCCACCGCGGTCCACAGCGCGCACCACATCTTCGATGCGAAGTTGGATAAAGCCATCCGCGACTTCCTGCGCCGGGAGAACGCGCACCTGGCCCCCGCCGTGGCGGAGGCCGAACAGCTCGCGGGCCTGAAGCCCTGGCCGCTGGAGGGCTAG
- the bioA gene encoding adenosylmethionine--8-amino-7-oxononanoate transaminase has protein sequence MERADVVTLDKRHVWHPYTAMEAYIARTDPLVVVRAEGPYLEDADGTRYLDANGSWWVSTLGHRHPRLVRALVDQAASLAHTALAGITHEPASRLAAELVALAPGAQAAGIAADQRLTRVFYSDNGSTAVEVAIKMAAQYWAQNGRPQRTRFVTLSGAFHGETLGATSVGGVPAFRDVFGPLLFDVVHAPSPAEEGGWERAFAAVEQVLREHGDTVAGVILEPVLQGAAGMQVYAPEFVRAVREATRAVDTFLIADEVFTGLERTGARFACDLAGVVPDMLCLAKALSGGLLPFGATLATERVFSGFLGAKDRALYYGHSYCGNPLGAAVAREVLAVYRDEDVPGQVARKAPRVKAAFERMAATIPGVVRPRALGMVGAVDLGGGGYLANGGWRVYEAARRRGLYLRPLGDTVYISPALNIPDAALDELLHGVEACLREVAAG, from the coding sequence GTGGAGCGAGCGGACGTCGTCACGCTGGACAAGCGGCACGTATGGCACCCCTACACGGCGATGGAGGCCTACATCGCTCGGACCGACCCCCTGGTGGTGGTCAGGGCCGAGGGACCCTACCTGGAGGATGCGGACGGGACGCGTTACCTGGACGCCAACGGCTCGTGGTGGGTGTCCACACTGGGTCATCGGCACCCCCGGCTGGTGCGGGCGCTGGTGGATCAGGCCGCGTCGCTGGCGCACACGGCCCTGGCGGGCATCACCCACGAGCCGGCCTCTCGGCTGGCCGCGGAGCTGGTGGCGTTGGCTCCGGGGGCGCAAGCGGCCGGGATTGCAGCGGATCAGCGGCTGACGCGGGTCTTCTATTCGGACAATGGGAGCACGGCGGTGGAGGTGGCCATCAAGATGGCCGCGCAGTACTGGGCGCAGAACGGGAGGCCCCAGCGCACGCGCTTCGTGACGCTGTCGGGAGCGTTCCACGGGGAGACGCTGGGGGCCACGAGCGTGGGCGGGGTGCCAGCGTTCCGGGACGTGTTCGGGCCGCTGCTCTTCGACGTGGTGCATGCGCCGTCGCCGGCGGAGGAGGGTGGGTGGGAGCGGGCGTTCGCGGCGGTGGAGCAGGTGCTGCGCGAGCACGGGGACACGGTGGCGGGCGTCATCCTCGAGCCGGTGCTACAGGGTGCTGCGGGGATGCAGGTGTACGCGCCCGAGTTCGTGCGGGCGGTGCGCGAGGCGACGCGGGCGGTGGACACGTTCCTCATCGCGGACGAGGTGTTCACGGGGCTGGAGCGCACCGGGGCGCGCTTCGCGTGTGACCTGGCCGGCGTGGTGCCGGACATGCTGTGCCTGGCCAAGGCGCTGAGCGGAGGGCTGCTCCCCTTCGGGGCGACGCTGGCGACGGAGCGGGTGTTCTCGGGCTTCCTGGGCGCGAAGGATCGGGCGCTGTACTACGGGCATTCGTACTGCGGGAACCCGCTGGGAGCGGCGGTGGCGCGCGAGGTGCTGGCGGTGTACCGGGACGAGGACGTGCCGGGGCAGGTGGCGCGCAAGGCGCCTCGGGTGAAGGCGGCCTTCGAGCGGATGGCGGCCACGATACCGGGCGTGGTGCGGCCCCGGGCACTTGGCATGGTGGGCGCGGTGGACCTCGGTGGTGGCGGGTACCTGGCCAACGGGGGCTGGCGCGTATACGAGGCGGCGCGGCGGCGGGGCCTCTACCTGCGGCCGTTGGGCGACACGGTCTACATCTCCCCCGCGCTGAACATCCCGGACGCGGCCCTGGACGAGCTGCTCCACGGGGTGGAGGCGTGTCTGCGCGAGGTGGCCGCCGGCTGA
- a CDS encoding imm11 family protein, giving the protein MRTWLPPYRVELDLPGKDFGDFVEGPGYDFLISERMAEAFRTDGLIGLLGFHPLEVVRVRRKRKSAGAIEVPRYLSVTACFGRGAVDETRSRFRRAQPITCPECRYGGLNSVHGFSLEPGTWQGEDIFRPRGLQGSIVVSERFAEFIQRHGLTNMKLTPTEQYTWDPLHLGPPEAAPSAPS; this is encoded by the coding sequence ATGCGAACGTGGCTCCCTCCCTACCGCGTCGAACTGGACCTCCCAGGCAAGGACTTCGGCGACTTCGTGGAGGGACCTGGCTACGACTTCCTCATCTCCGAGCGCATGGCCGAGGCCTTTCGGACGGACGGGCTGATCGGATTGCTGGGCTTCCACCCCCTGGAGGTGGTGCGAGTGCGCAGGAAGCGCAAGAGCGCTGGGGCAATCGAGGTTCCGCGCTACCTCTCCGTCACCGCGTGCTTTGGCCGTGGCGCCGTGGATGAAACGCGCAGCCGCTTCCGCCGCGCCCAGCCCATCACCTGTCCCGAGTGTCGCTACGGCGGACTCAACTCCGTCCACGGATTCAGCCTGGAGCCGGGCACCTGGCAAGGCGAGGACATCTTCCGTCCACGAGGACTCCAAGGGAGCATCGTCGTCTCCGAGCGCTTCGCCGAGTTCATCCAGCGCCACGGACTGACGAACATGAAGCTGACCCCCACCGAGCAATACACCTGGGATCCGCTGCACCTGGGCCCGCCCGAAGCAGCCCCTTCTGCCCCATCCTGA
- a CDS encoding S8 family serine peptidase: MKGFKSLGLVVTTTLLGCGAGPSSEPAAADTSSPATRASAAVHAKKKIVNSPVASESACSAFYSSPQAQAALTQAVVDPGLQADGSVRTLILSFNEDAALPAALNTLTGTLGLVLGQNLGALQELPMVAVSLPITPSLLNTLKQQLQPLGLISIYENRPLHYFLDVSNTYIRADTARSAFQVTGQGVGVGVIDSGIDGTHGDFPNVVANVKVVGNVLGTGIGGALYIDTPNSDLTSGHGTHVASTIGGSGARSNGLYKGVAPGAKLVGVGVGDAINILFALEGFDYLMDPDVREAHNVRIISNSWGTSGSHFAPFDPVSIASKRAYDAGMIVAFAAGNDGPGADTLNPYSASPCVISVAAGTSRDTRGATNPLLSQDAPGELVDFSSRGIPGDALHHPDITLPGVNIVAARATTALPAVAAPYLGLDGLHPEPFYAALSGTSMATPHLSGVVALMLEANPTLNMDGVLAALTSTAKPIYVQEANGTTRLREEWEAGAGYADAYAAVKAAASTAGTRYTTTTTPLPGWTGTVSTSVRLPVLDLTLVSAEHNHTLTVPAGKSALRISTNWGNPGFDLDMYVYGPNGNLVATSAAGTSAGEAVSIPNPAAGTYRIQLKGFLNGPTSYTGTAAVDQLVPLP; this comes from the coding sequence ATGAAGGGGTTCAAGTCGCTGGGCCTGGTCGTCACCACCACCTTGCTGGGGTGTGGGGCAGGCCCCTCCTCGGAGCCGGCCGCCGCTGACACGTCGAGCCCGGCCACGCGCGCCTCGGCCGCCGTCCACGCGAAGAAGAAGATCGTCAACTCGCCCGTGGCCAGCGAGAGCGCCTGCTCTGCCTTCTACTCCAGCCCCCAGGCCCAGGCGGCCCTCACGCAGGCCGTGGTGGATCCGGGCCTCCAGGCCGACGGCTCGGTGCGCACCCTCATCCTCTCCTTCAATGAGGACGCCGCCCTCCCGGCCGCCCTCAACACCCTCACCGGCACGCTGGGCCTGGTGCTGGGGCAGAACCTCGGGGCGCTCCAGGAACTGCCCATGGTGGCTGTGTCCCTGCCCATCACCCCGAGCCTGCTCAACACCCTCAAGCAGCAGCTCCAGCCGCTGGGCCTCATCTCCATCTACGAGAACCGCCCGCTTCACTACTTCCTGGATGTGAGCAACACCTACATCCGCGCGGACACCGCGCGCAGCGCCTTCCAGGTTACGGGCCAGGGCGTGGGCGTGGGCGTCATCGACTCGGGCATCGACGGCACGCACGGGGACTTCCCCAACGTGGTGGCCAACGTGAAGGTGGTGGGCAACGTGCTGGGCACGGGCATCGGCGGGGCGCTCTATATCGATACGCCCAACAGCGACCTGACCAGCGGCCACGGCACCCACGTGGCAAGCACCATCGGCGGCTCGGGCGCGCGCTCCAACGGGCTGTACAAGGGCGTGGCGCCGGGCGCGAAGCTGGTGGGCGTGGGCGTGGGCGATGCCATCAACATCCTCTTCGCGCTCGAGGGCTTCGACTACCTGATGGATCCGGACGTGCGCGAGGCCCACAACGTGCGCATCATCTCCAACTCCTGGGGCACCAGCGGCAGCCACTTCGCGCCGTTCGACCCGGTGAGCATCGCCAGCAAGCGCGCGTACGACGCGGGGATGATCGTCGCCTTCGCCGCCGGCAATGACGGCCCGGGCGCCGACACGCTCAACCCGTACAGCGCCTCGCCGTGCGTGATTTCCGTGGCGGCCGGCACCTCGCGCGACACGCGGGGGGCGACCAACCCGCTGCTCTCGCAGGACGCGCCGGGCGAGCTGGTGGACTTCTCCAGCCGCGGCATTCCGGGGGACGCGCTCCACCACCCGGACATCACCCTGCCGGGCGTGAACATCGTCGCCGCGCGCGCCACCACGGCGCTGCCCGCCGTCGCCGCGCCGTACCTGGGCCTGGACGGCCTGCACCCGGAGCCCTTCTACGCGGCGCTCTCGGGGACCTCGATGGCGACTCCGCACCTGAGCGGCGTGGTGGCGCTGATGCTGGAGGCCAACCCGACGCTGAACATGGACGGGGTGCTGGCGGCGCTCACGTCCACGGCGAAGCCCATCTACGTGCAGGAGGCGAACGGCACCACCCGGCTGCGCGAGGAGTGGGAGGCGGGCGCCGGCTACGCGGATGCGTACGCGGCGGTGAAGGCGGCGGCCTCGACGGCGGGCACGCGCTACACCACGACGACTACGCCGCTGCCGGGCTGGACGGGGACGGTGAGCACCAGCGTGCGGTTGCCGGTGCTGGACCTGACGCTGGTGTCGGCCGAGCACAACCACACGCTCACGGTGCCGGCGGGTAAGAGCGCCCTGCGCATCTCGACGAACTGGGGCAACCCGGGGTTCGACCTGGACATGTACGTGTACGGGCCCAACGGCAACCTGGTGGCCACGAGCGCGGCGGGGACTTCGGCGGGTGAGGCGGTCTCCATCCCCAACCCGGCCGCGGGTACCTATCGCATCCAGCTCAAGGGCTTCCTGAATGGCCCGACGAGCTACACGGGCACCGCCGCGGTGGATCAGCTCGTGCCGCTTCCGTAG
- a CDS encoding Wall-associated protein precursor, with the protein MLPVLLLLLVAQVPCAQNEPSVVCHCKQGQASACTALRVSDPKLADAIEKALLAVKLEEGTRQAQSAATAESDDQASSSTSEPPECTGQNHHVISRPIAKALKEHETLDGLYRPRDPRYMTQAKDEEAHCGYQDWHRKVDAEVIQWLKENSKATPKQFEEFLRKIYDRPEMRARFPNGF; encoded by the coding sequence ATGCTCCCCGTTCTGCTCCTGCTCCTGGTGGCACAGGTTCCCTGCGCACAGAACGAACCCTCCGTGGTGTGCCACTGCAAGCAGGGCCAGGCCAGCGCCTGCACGGCGCTGAGGGTGAGCGACCCCAAGCTCGCTGACGCCATCGAGAAGGCCCTGCTGGCGGTGAAGCTCGAAGAGGGGACCCGTCAGGCACAATCCGCCGCGACCGCCGAGTCCGACGACCAGGCCTCATCCAGCACCTCCGAGCCTCCCGAATGCACGGGCCAGAACCACCATGTGATCTCCCGGCCTATCGCCAAGGCGCTGAAGGAGCATGAAACCCTCGACGGGTTATACCGGCCGAGGGACCCGCGCTACATGACCCAAGCCAAGGACGAGGAAGCGCACTGCGGCTACCAGGACTGGCACCGCAAGGTAGACGCGGAGGTCATCCAGTGGCTCAAGGAAAACAGCAAGGCGACGCCAAAGCAGTTCGAGGAGTTCCTGCGCAAGATCTACGACCGCCCCGAGATGCGCGCGAGGTTTCCCAATGGCTTCTGA